Sequence from the Feifania hominis genome:
CATCGGTCGCAAGAACGGTTTTGACAAAGTCGAGGTTGTCGTCCGCCTCAATGCCGGTGAGCTCGCCCTTGGTAAAGGTCAGCTTGAGATTGTGGATGACTCTGCCGCCGAAGGTCGCGGGCACATCAAACCAGATGGTTCCATCCACCGTCTCGTAACAGGGAGCCGAGTAGATTTCGCCGCCCGGAATGTTGCCGAGCGCCTCGCTCGGATGCCAGATTTTACCCTTGACCGAAAACGAGAGATCGGTGTTCTCACCCACGATGCGCATCTGGTCGCCCTGCTCAAGAAGCTTTGCGATGCGGCTCATCTCGGGCATCTCTTTCGACCAGTCAACAAAGCAGGCCTCGAAGAACATATCCATGATTTTCTCGTAATCCACGCCCGCCGTCTGAGCAAAGCGCTCGTTTGGCACGCGGATGAGCGCCCAGCGGGTGTTCTCCCAGCGGTGGCGCGAGATGATGCCCATCGCTTTCTGGTAGAGCGCGATGTCTTTTGCGTCGATGTCGTAGCACTCGCTCATGTTAAACGCGCCGCGCAGCGCGATGTAACAGTCAGCCCACTCCATGCCGTACTTCTCGATCTCGGGTACCCAGCCCTTCTGCTCTTCGGTGCCGTATTTGAGAACCTGGTGTTTGAGCGCTTCACTCATAAACTGAATCTGCGGAAAACCACCCGCCTTGATGCAGTGCTTGTAGACGGCAAGCGCCAGCGGATAGGTCTCTACCTCGTACATGGCGATCATCAGCTTCTGGCCCTTTTGAACCTCGAGCGAGTGGTTGACCAACAGCTCGCCGAGCCGGTCCCAGCGTTTGTCAGACAGCGTAATCATCGTGGCAAAATCCTCTCTTTCTGCTGTGAATTTTCACTACAGTTCCATTATATTGTTCCCGCCGTGAGAATACAAGGCGTCCGGCTGGTAAACAGAAAAAACGGGCCGATTTTACAAAAAAACCGGCCCATTTGTGGTATAGAAATTCCCGATTGGTCCTATTCCTCAGTTATACCATTTAGATGAGAAACTTACCGTTTTCATAGATGAGCTTCCCGTCGAGCAGCACCTTGCTGTCGTGCTTCATATTCTTGACCATATCCCAATGGATGGCCGAGGTGTACACGCTGTCATAGGGGCGGCCCATCGCGATGTGCATGGTGCCGCCCATCTTCTCGTCGATGAGAATGTCCGTCGTATAGACGTCGATGGCGTCGTTTGTGCCAAAGGCGAACTCGCCGATCTTGGACGCGCCGTCGTCGGTCGAGAGCACGGTCTCGACAAAGTCGAGATTGTCGTCCGCCTCAATCTTGACCAGTTTTCCGGTCTCAAAGGTCAGCTTGAGATTGTGGATGACACGGCCGCCGAATGTCGCCGGGAAGTCAAACCAGATGGTTCCATCCACTGTGTGGGCGTGGGGCGCGGTGTTGATCTCCCCACCCGGGATGTTTCGCGTGCTCTCGCTCGCGCGCCACTCTTTTCCCTTTGCGGAGAAGCGCAGGTCTGTTCCCGGGGCGATCACATGCACCTCATCGCCCTTGGCGAGCTCGCCGCAGATGCGCTTCCACTCGGGCACGAGCGTGTCCCAATCCTGGAAGCAGGCGTCGAAGAACATATCCATGATGTGCTCGTAGTCCACGCCGGCCTGCTGGGCAAAGCGTTCGTTCGGCACACGCACAAGTGCCCAGCGGGTATTCTCCCAGCGGTGGCGCGAGATGATGCCCATCGCCTTCTGGTAGAGCGCGATGTCGGCATTGGAAACATCGTAGCATTCGTTGAGATTGAACGCGCCGCGCAGCGCGATGTAGCAGTCGGCCCACTCCATGCCGTATTTCTCAATCTCGGGCACCCAGCCTTTCTGCTCCTCGGTGCCGTATTTGAGAACCTGGTGCTTGATCGCCTCCGACATAAACTGAATCTGCGGAAAGCCACCTGCGATAACACAGTGTTTGTAGACCGCAAGAGCCAGCGGATAGGTTTCCACCTCATACATGGCAATCATCAGCTTTTCGCCCTTTTTCACTTCCAGCGAGTGACTGACCAGAAATTTACCCAGTTCGTCCCAGCGTTTATCAGGCATTGCAATTCCCTCCCAGATATATTGTATCTCGATTGTATCACAAGAAGCCGGCGCAGTAAAGCGCCGGCTTCCCGTCTACCCGATTTCGCTGCAGATCAGATCGCCCATCTCGGAGCAGGACACCCGCCTGCCGCCCTCGTCCATGATATCGGCTGTTCGATAGCCCGCATCGAGCACCGCCGAGACGGCGCGCTCGATTTCAGCGCTCTCCTCATCCAGATCAAAGGAATATTTGAGCATCATGGCGCCCGACAGAATTGTGCCGATGGGGTTCGCGAGATTCTGTCCGGCAATATCGGGGGCCGAGCCGTGAATCGGCTCGTACATGCCGTTTTTCGTCTCGCCGAGACTCGACGAGGGAATCATGCCAATCGACCCCGTGATCATACTCGCCTCATCCGAGAGAATGTCACCGAACATGTTCTCGGTGACGATCACATCAAACTGGGACGGATCCTTGACAATCTGCATCGCCGTGTTGTCGACGAGCATGTCGCTGTAGGCGACATCGGGGTACTCGCGGCTGACCCGGGTGACGACCTCGCGCCAGAGCCGCGAGGTGTCGAGCACATTCGCCTTGTCGACCGAGGTCACTTTGCCGCGGCGCTTTCTCGCCGTCTCAAAAGCCGTGCGCGCAATGCGCTCGATCTCGTGCTCGCTGTAGACCATGATATCGGTCGCCCGTTTCTCTCCGTTTTCCTCCACGGTATCATGTGCGCCGAAGTAGACGCCGCCGATCAGTTCACGCACGACGACAAAGTCAATGCCCCGCGCGACAATCTCGGGGTTCAGGGGCGAGGCGGCCCGCAGCTGCGAAAAGAGTTTTGCCGGGCGCAGATTCGCATAGAGTCCCATGGCGCTGCGAATGCCGAGCAGCGCCCGCTCCGGGCGGTTGTTCTTGTCGACGCCGTCCCACTTCGGGCCGCCGACGGCGCCGAGCAGCACGCTGTCGCCCGTCAGGCAGGCGTCGAGACTCTGCTCGGGCAGGCATTTTCCGCAGGCGTCAATGGCGCAGCCGCCCGCGAGAATCTCGTGAAACGAGAACTCGTGGCCGTACTTCGCGCCGACTTTATCGAGCACTTTCATCGCCTCGGTGACAATTTCAGGGCCGATGCCGTCGCCCTTGATGACGGTGATGTTCTTTTTCACTTCGCCGCCCCCTGTTTTTTGCGGATGGCGTTCATCAGGCCGTTCGCCTCGATGATCTCACGGATGAAAGGCGGAAACGGCTCGGCTTGATAGGTCTCTTTCCGGGTGAGATTGGTGATGACGCCCGTGTCAAAGTCCACCGAGACCTCGTCGCCGTTTTGGATGCGGTCACTCGCCGGCTCGCACTCGAGAATGGCAAGGCCGATGTTGATGGAATTGCGGTAGAAGATGCGTGCAAAGGACTTCGCAATGACGCACGACACGCCGGCCGCCTTGATGGCGATGGGCGCGTGCTCGCGAGAGGAGCCGCAGCCGAAATTCCAGCCTGCGACGATGATGTCGTCCTGCTTGACTCTCTTGATGAAGTCCCTGTCGATGTCCTCCATGCAGTGGGCCGCGAGCTCCGCGTGATTCGGCGTGTTCAGATAGCGCGCCGGGATGATGACGTCGGTGTTGACATTGTCCTCATATTTGTGGACGAATCCTTTTGTTTTCATCAGACTGCCTCCTTACAAATGCTGTCAGGGCCCGCAATTTTGCCCGCGACGGCCGAAGCCGCCGCAACCGCCGGGGACGCGAGGTAAACTTCACTGCCCGGATGGCCCATACGGCCGACGAAGTTTCGGTTTGTCGTGGTGACCGCGCGCTCGCCGTCGGCAAGAATTCCCATGTAGCCGCCGAGGCAGGGTCCGCAGGTCGGCGTCGAGACGACGCAGCCCGCGTCGATAAACGTCTCAAGATAGCCTCTCTTCATGGCTTCCTTGTAGATATGCTGGGTAGCGGGAATGATGATGGCCCGCACGCCGTCGGCGACTTTTCTGCCCTTGAAAATCTCCGCCGCCGCCGCAAGGTCGGAAAGTCTTCCGTTTGTGCAGGAGCCGATCACGACCTGGTCAATTTTGACATCTCCCACCTTGTCAATGGTGCGGGTATTGTCGGGCTGGTGCGGAAAAGATACGGTCGGCTTGATCTCGCCAAGGTCGATTTCGATGGTCTGCTCATACTCGGCGTCCGGGTCGGCCCGGTAGACCTGATAGGGCCGTTTGACCCGCCCGGTGATGTAGTCGACCGTCACATCGTCCACCTCAAAGATGCCGTTTTTGCCGCCGGCCTCAATCGCCATGTTGCAGATGCAGAGCCGGTCGTCCATGGTCAGGTGTGCGCAGCCGGGGCCCGTAAACTCCATGGAACGGTAGAGCGCGCCATCGACGCCGATCTTTCCGATGATGTGCAGGATGACGTCCTTACCGCTGACCCATCTGCCCGGCTTGCCGGTCAGAACAAAGCGGATGGCTGCCGGCACTTTGAACCACAGCTCGCCCGTCGCCATGCCGGCGGCCATATCGGTGCTGCCGACGCCGGTGGAAAAGGCGCCAAGCGCTCCGTAGGTACAGGTGTGAGAATCGGCGCCGATCACAAGCTCGCCGGGACCCACAAGCCCCTTTTCCGGAAGCAGGGCGTGCTCAATGCCCATCTGGCCGACGTCGAAGAAATTCTCCACATTCATCGACTTTGCAAAGGTGCGGCACTGCTTGCACTGCTCGGCGGATTTGATGTCCTTGTTCGGGACAAAGTGGTCGAGTACAATCGCAATCTTGCTGCGGTTGAAGATGCCGTCAAAGCCCGCTTTTTCAAATTCGTTGATGGCGACCGGAGTCGTGATGTCGTTGCCCAGTACCAGATCGAGCTTTGCGTTGACAAGCTCGCCCGCGTGGACCTCGCTTTTGCCCGCGTGCGCGGCGATGATTTTTTGCGTCATGGTCATTCCCATTTTCAAACCCTCCTATTCTGCTGTGGCGATCTTGTTGACGCCATTGATATACGCTTTGATGCTCGCCTCGAGAATGTCGGTCGAGAGTCCCCGGCCGGTGATCTGCCGCCCGTCGTGGCTCAGGCGGACCACCACTTCGCCGAGTGCATCCTCACCGTCGGTCACCGACTGGATGGTGTAGTTGTCGAGCGTGGCACCGGTCTTGGTGATCTTGTCAATGGCGTGGAACGCCGCGTCGATGGGCCCCGCGCCGCCGGCCACTTTCTCGATGCTCTCGCCGTCACGCTCCAGCTTGACGGTCGCAGTCGCGGAGATCTGCGTGCCGGTGTTGATGACAAAACTCTTGAGACTGTAAACCGGCACCACCAGTGCCTTCTGCGAGGAGATCAGCGCCTCGATATCCCGGTCGGTGATGGTCTTCTTCTTGTCGGCCAGCTCCTTGAAGCGCTCGAACGCCGTCTCGACCTCGCTGTCGGGAATGTCGTGGCCGAGCGAGCGGATCCGATCGACAAAGGCATGCTTACCGGAGTGCTTGCCGAGCACCATTGCTTTCTCCGGGATGCCGATGCTCTCCGGCGACATGATCTCGTAGGTCGCCTTGTTGGCGAGAACGCCGTGCTGGTGGATGCCGGACTCGTGTGCGAAGGCATTCTCGCCCACGATGGCCTTGTTCGGCGCGATGGGCACACCGGTGATGGACGAGAGCAGCTTGCAGGAGCGGTAGATCTGCTTTGTGTTCACATCGCAGTCCGCATCGTAGACGTCGCGGCGGGTCTTGAGATTCATGACGATCTCCTCAAGGCTTGCGTTGCCTGCGCGCTCGCCGATGCCGCTGACCGTACACTCGGCCTGCGTCGCGCCCGCGCGGATGGCGGCGAGGGTATTGGCCGTCGCAAGGCCCAGGTCGTTGTGGCAGTGCACCGAGATCACGACGTCGTCGATGCCGGGCACGTTCTTTTTCAGGTAGTCGATCAGCCCATACATCTCCTCCGGCGTCGCATAGCCCACTGTGTCGGGGATGTTGACGACATTGGC
This genomic interval carries:
- the leuB gene encoding 3-isopropylmalate dehydrogenase, which produces MKKNITVIKGDGIGPEIVTEAMKVLDKVGAKYGHEFSFHEILAGGCAIDACGKCLPEQSLDACLTGDSVLLGAVGGPKWDGVDKNNRPERALLGIRSAMGLYANLRPAKLFSQLRAASPLNPEIVARGIDFVVVRELIGGVYFGAHDTVEENGEKRATDIMVYSEHEIERIARTAFETARKRRGKVTSVDKANVLDTSRLWREVVTRVSREYPDVAYSDMLVDNTAMQIVKDPSQFDVIVTENMFGDILSDEASMITGSIGMIPSSSLGETKNGMYEPIHGSAPDIAGQNLANPIGTILSGAMMLKYSFDLDEESAEIERAVSAVLDAGYRTADIMDEGGRRVSCSEMGDLICSEIG
- a CDS encoding aminopeptidase, which encodes MITLSDKRWDRLGELLVNHSLEVQKGQKLMIAMYEVETYPLALAVYKHCIKAGGFPQIQFMSEALKHQVLKYGTEEQKGWVPEIEKYGMEWADCYIALRGAFNMSECYDIDAKDIALYQKAMGIISRHRWENTRWALIRVPNERFAQTAGVDYEKIMDMFFEACFVDWSKEMPEMSRIAKLLEQGDQMRIVGENTDLSFSVKGKIWHPSEALGNIPGGEIYSAPCYETVDGTIWFDVPATFGGRVIHNLKLTFTKGELTGIEADDNLDFVKTVLATDEGASRIGEIAFGTNDKVDVFTTDILFDEKIGGTMHIAMGRPYDEIYTSAIHWDIIKDLRRVGEVYLDGKLIYEKGKFLI
- the leuD gene encoding 3-isopropylmalate dehydratase small subunit, which encodes MKTKGFVHKYEDNVNTDVIIPARYLNTPNHAELAAHCMEDIDRDFIKRVKQDDIIVAGWNFGCGSSREHAPIAIKAAGVSCVIAKSFARIFYRNSINIGLAILECEPASDRIQNGDEVSVDFDTGVITNLTRKETYQAEPFPPFIREIIEANGLMNAIRKKQGAAK
- the leuC gene encoding 3-isopropylmalate dehydratase large subunit translates to MGMTMTQKIIAAHAGKSEVHAGELVNAKLDLVLGNDITTPVAINEFEKAGFDGIFNRSKIAIVLDHFVPNKDIKSAEQCKQCRTFAKSMNVENFFDVGQMGIEHALLPEKGLVGPGELVIGADSHTCTYGALGAFSTGVGSTDMAAGMATGELWFKVPAAIRFVLTGKPGRWVSGKDVILHIIGKIGVDGALYRSMEFTGPGCAHLTMDDRLCICNMAIEAGGKNGIFEVDDVTVDYITGRVKRPYQVYRADPDAEYEQTIEIDLGEIKPTVSFPHQPDNTRTIDKVGDVKIDQVVIGSCTNGRLSDLAAAAEIFKGRKVADGVRAIIIPATQHIYKEAMKRGYLETFIDAGCVVSTPTCGPCLGGYMGILADGERAVTTTNRNFVGRMGHPGSEVYLASPAVAAASAVAGKIAGPDSICKEAV
- a CDS encoding 2-isopropylmalate synthase encodes the protein MRKIQIFDTTLRDGEQSPGCSMNLTEKLEMARQLDALGVSVIEAGFAIASPDDFKAVQAIARTVKNCRVASLSRALKGDIDRAWEAVQDAVHPVIHTFLATSDIHMKYKLKKEPEEVIAQIDEMVRYAKSLCPDVEFSAEDASRSDRAFLARAISTAIRAGANVVNIPDTVGYATPEEMYGLIDYLKKNVPGIDDVVISVHCHNDLGLATANTLAAIRAGATQAECTVSGIGERAGNASLEEIVMNLKTRRDVYDADCDVNTKQIYRSCKLLSSITGVPIAPNKAIVGENAFAHESGIHQHGVLANKATYEIMSPESIGIPEKAMVLGKHSGKHAFVDRIRSLGHDIPDSEVETAFERFKELADKKKTITDRDIEALISSQKALVVPVYSLKSFVINTGTQISATATVKLERDGESIEKVAGGAGPIDAAFHAIDKITKTGATLDNYTIQSVTDGEDALGEVVVRLSHDGRQITGRGLSTDILEASIKAYINGVNKIATAE
- a CDS encoding aminopeptidase, producing the protein MPDKRWDELGKFLVSHSLEVKKGEKLMIAMYEVETYPLALAVYKHCVIAGGFPQIQFMSEAIKHQVLKYGTEEQKGWVPEIEKYGMEWADCYIALRGAFNLNECYDVSNADIALYQKAMGIISRHRWENTRWALVRVPNERFAQQAGVDYEHIMDMFFDACFQDWDTLVPEWKRICGELAKGDEVHVIAPGTDLRFSAKGKEWRASESTRNIPGGEINTAPHAHTVDGTIWFDFPATFGGRVIHNLKLTFETGKLVKIEADDNLDFVETVLSTDDGASKIGEFAFGTNDAIDVYTTDILIDEKMGGTMHIAMGRPYDSVYTSAIHWDMVKNMKHDSKVLLDGKLIYENGKFLI